The DNA window AACAGGCAGCCAGGATGGCCCAAAAAACCAATGCCGGGAAATTATTGATCGGCCATTTTTCGTCCCGCTACGAAGAGATACAACCTCTATTGAAAGAAGCAAGAACCATTTTTAAAGATACAATGCTGGCAGTGGAAGGGGAGACGATTGCAATAGCTGAAGAAGAAATAGAACTATGACTAAAAAAACCACCCTCTTCATAGTCCTAAGCGGCATCTTTTTAACCAATGCAATCCTGGCAGAGCTCATTGGCGTAAAGATATTTTCATTAGAAAGCTTACTGGGATTTGCTCCTGCTCAGATCAGGCTTCTGGGTGATCTCAAATTAGACTTTAACCTCACGGCAGGAGTTATCATCTGGCCGGTAGTTTTCATTACAACCGACATCATCAACGAATATTTTGGCAAACAAGGAGTAAAAAGAATAAGCTATTTAACAGTCATCTTCATCGCCTATATTTTTATTATTATATGGTTTGTAACTGACTTGCCTCCTGCACAGTTCTGGTTAGAGCTAAACAGCGCAGCTCCCGGAGGCAATTCATTTGACATCAATTTTGCATTTTCTAAAATATTCAGGCAGGGATCAGGAA is part of the Cytophagales bacterium genome and encodes:
- a CDS encoding queuosine precursor transporter, giving the protein MTKKTTLFIVLSGIFLTNAILAELIGVKIFSLESLLGFAPAQIRLLGDLKLDFNLTAGVIIWPVVFITTDIINEYFGKQGVKRISYLTVIFIAYIFIIIWFVTDLPPAQFWLELNSAAPGGNSFDINFAFSKIFRQGSGIIIGSITAFLIGQLLDVYVFHFLRRFTGSKKLWLRAQGSTLVSQLVDSFLVLYIAFYLLGNWSLSQVISVGIINYLYKFTIAIVLTPLLYLAHYIIDNYLGKELSKKMIEEASQKK